A stretch of Pomacea canaliculata isolate SZHN2017 linkage group LG6, ASM307304v1, whole genome shotgun sequence DNA encodes these proteins:
- the LOC112566781 gene encoding methyltransferase-like protein 24 isoform X1, which yields MIVLESATKGTEGGKRMRSLSGNTCKSSHTTMAKKRILVILVCTVLVLLSWFLNMHKLTIPKDQTRIKVYTPISSAPVKSALSARPYLPSNETIRKMSDVELEELYYTYVENMDVLCTKKIRLGNSGDGGWDVCDDEEYRPRPPCVVYSFGINNDFTFDDAVLSTYGCEVHSFDPSMKGEVKRPDRMFFYKIGIGEKDFVNTKGMDYKTLTSIKAQLNHTKVNILKMDIESDEYKALPNIMESGELDVSISYSLKSTSNRKAVEDRQNVGRSENCSVASEPWLSVSSTLTGTMLVLD from the exons ATGATCGTGCTGGAGTCAGCTACAAAGGGAACTGAGGGGGGTAAACGTATGAGGAGCTTAAGCGGGAACACGTGCAa GAGCAGCCACACAACAATGGCAAAGAAAAGGATTTTAGTTATATTGGTGTGCACTGTTTTAGTGCTACTCTCCTGGTTTCTAAACATGCACAAGCTCACCATCCCCAAGGACCAGACAAGGATCAAg GTATACACGCCAATATCCTCAGCACCAGTCAAGTCAGCCTTATCAGCACGTCCTTATCTTCCCAGCAATGAGACCATTAGGAAAATGTCAGACGTTGAATTGGAGGAACTGTACTACAC GTATGTGGAAAACATGGACGTGTTATGTACCAAGAAGATTCGTCTGGGTAATTCTGGCGACGGCGGTTGGGATGTCTGTGACGACGAGGAGTACCGGCCCCGACCACCATGTGTGGTGTATTCATTTGG GATCAACAACGACTTTACTTTTGACGATGCGGTCCTTTCGACATACGGGTGCGAGGTTCACTCTTTCGACCCAAG CATGAAGGGAGAAGTAAAGCGCCCAGACCGGATGTTCTTCTATAAAATAGGGATAGGCGAGAAAGACTTCGTCAACACCAAAGGGATGGACTATAAAACCCTGACCTCCATCAAGGCGCAGCTCAACCACACTAAG GTCAATATACTCAAAATGGACATCGAGTCCGATGAGTACAAGGCCCTGCCAAACATCATGGAGTCTGGTGAGCTGGATGTGTCGATCAGCTACTCTTTGAAATCCACTTCAAACCGAAAGGCAGTTGAGGATAGACAGAATGTTGGAAGGTCTGAAAACTGTTCCGTGGCCTCCGAACCTTGGCTTTCCGTGTCTTCTACACTCACAGGAACGATGCTTGTATTAGATTAA
- the LOC112566781 gene encoding methyltransferase-like protein 24 isoform X2 → MEEQVQGQSHLMMGHAVEEHREMSSHTTMAKKRILVILVCTVLVLLSWFLNMHKLTIPKDQTRIKVYTPISSAPVKSALSARPYLPSNETIRKMSDVELEELYYTYVENMDVLCTKKIRLGNSGDGGWDVCDDEEYRPRPPCVVYSFGINNDFTFDDAVLSTYGCEVHSFDPSMKGEVKRPDRMFFYKIGIGEKDFVNTKGMDYKTLTSIKAQLNHTKVNILKMDIESDEYKALPNIMESGELDVSISYSLKSTSNRKAVEDRQNVGRSENCSVASEPWLSVSSTLTGTMLVLD, encoded by the exons GAGCAGCCACACAACAATGGCAAAGAAAAGGATTTTAGTTATATTGGTGTGCACTGTTTTAGTGCTACTCTCCTGGTTTCTAAACATGCACAAGCTCACCATCCCCAAGGACCAGACAAGGATCAAg GTATACACGCCAATATCCTCAGCACCAGTCAAGTCAGCCTTATCAGCACGTCCTTATCTTCCCAGCAATGAGACCATTAGGAAAATGTCAGACGTTGAATTGGAGGAACTGTACTACAC GTATGTGGAAAACATGGACGTGTTATGTACCAAGAAGATTCGTCTGGGTAATTCTGGCGACGGCGGTTGGGATGTCTGTGACGACGAGGAGTACCGGCCCCGACCACCATGTGTGGTGTATTCATTTGG GATCAACAACGACTTTACTTTTGACGATGCGGTCCTTTCGACATACGGGTGCGAGGTTCACTCTTTCGACCCAAG CATGAAGGGAGAAGTAAAGCGCCCAGACCGGATGTTCTTCTATAAAATAGGGATAGGCGAGAAAGACTTCGTCAACACCAAAGGGATGGACTATAAAACCCTGACCTCCATCAAGGCGCAGCTCAACCACACTAAG GTCAATATACTCAAAATGGACATCGAGTCCGATGAGTACAAGGCCCTGCCAAACATCATGGAGTCTGGTGAGCTGGATGTGTCGATCAGCTACTCTTTGAAATCCACTTCAAACCGAAAGGCAGTTGAGGATAGACAGAATGTTGGAAGGTCTGAAAACTGTTCCGTGGCCTCCGAACCTTGGCTTTCCGTGTCTTCTACACTCACAGGAACGATGCTTGTATTAGATTAA
- the LOC112566782 gene encoding cuticle collagen 34-like — translation MKSSLCFLALAFCVAAVLTEGHSVSKQTGQQGQPGQPGQPGQPGQPGQPGQPGQPGQPGQPGQPGKPGRKARSAESCSRESNSVEDDNSREAPEQSEEKEQLEQPQQEQPEKPELAEQSGESEQPREDAIAAPADRT, via the exons ATGAAATCATCACTTTGCTTCCTCGCTCTTGCCTTCTGTGTGGCAGCAGTGTTG ACTGAAGGTCACTCAGTTTCTAAACAAACTGGACAACAAGGTCAACCTGGACAGCCAGGACAGCCAGGACAACCTGGACAGCCAGGACAGCCAGGTCAACCTGGACAGCCAGGACAGCCAGGTCAACCTGGACAGCCAGGAAAACCTGGCCGCAAGGCTAGAAGTGCCGAAAGTTGTTCGAGGGAGTCCAACAGT gtcgaAGATGACAATTCCAGGGAAGCACCTGAACaatctgaagaaaaagaacagcttgAACAACCTCAACAAGAACAACCCGAAAAGCCTGAACTAGCAGAACAGTCGGGAGAATCTGAACAACCAAGAGAAGATGCGATT GCTGCACCCGCGGACAGAACCTAG
- the LOC112566862 gene encoding cysteine and histidine-rich domain-containing protein 1-like produces the protein MTLQCYNKGCGTKFDPKQTQTVTSCQYHPGVPVFHDALKGWSCCSKRSTDFTEFLNIKGCTTGPHCNEKPPEPEKPESKPLEDEIIVVQNPIPVMPKPVVPLERPSGDEPLQRLKVTVGASLKEQLEKLKLEEKQDCDLSVVDPEAVAIGTQCKNNGCRGTYTGQPSSEGECQYHPGVPIFHEGMKFWSCCIRRTSDFNNFLNQEGCQRGKHCWVKTKEEKAAEASCRVDWHQTGNIVCISIFAKNSDPEQSYFEANKVTLKAYIVFDKDSSIFNRTFTLRQGIKPEYSEVKMLGSKVEINLRKAEPFSWPSLEVPMEQPSVSKQDE, from the exons ATGACGTTGCAGTGCTACAACAAGGGATGTGGTACGAAGTTTGATCcgaaacaaacacagacagtaA CATCATGTCAGTACCATCCAGGTGTTCCTGTGTTCCACGATGCTCTCAAAGGCTGGTCATGCTGTTCAAAACGCAGCACAGACTTCACAGAGTTTCTGAATATTAAA GGATGTACAACTGGCCCTCACTGCAACGAGAAACCACCAGAACCAGAAAAGCCAGAATCAAAGCCTTTAGAGGATGAG ATTATTGTAGTCCAAAATCCTATACCAGTAATGCCAAAACCAGTTGTTCCATTGGAACGTCCATCTGGAGATGAGCCACTGCAACGTCTAAAGGTAACAGTGGGTGCAAGTCTTAAGGAACAGCTGGAAAAATTgaaactggaagaaaaacaagactgTGATCTTTCAG TAGTTGATCCCGAAGCAGTGGCCATTGGGACTCAGTGCAAGAACAATGGCTGCAGAGGT ACATACACAGGCCAGCCCAGCAGTGAAGGGGAATGTCAGTATCATCCAGGTGTTCCTATATTCCACGAAGG GATGAAATTTTGGAGTTGCTGTATCCGTAGAACAAGTGACTTTAACAACTTCCTGAACCAAGAGGGCTGCCAGAGAGGCAAGCACTGCTGGGTGAAAACAAAG GAAGAAAAAGCAGCAGAGGCCAGCTGCCGAGTTGACTGGCACCAGACTGGGAACATTGTGTGTATATCCATCTTTGCAAAGAACTCTGACCCTGAACAGTCTTATTTTGAGGCAAACAAAGTCACCTTAAAGGCTTATATTGTCTTTGACAAAGACAGCAGCATTTTCAATCGAACTTTTACATTACGACAG GGTATCAAACCTGAGTACAGTGAAGTGAAAATGTTGGGATCCAAAGTTGAGATCAACCTGCGTAAGGCAGAGCCATTCTCCTGGCCAAGCCTAGAGGTGCCTATGGAGCAGCCCAGTGTTAGTAAACAGGATGAATAA
- the LOC112566781 gene encoding methyltransferase-like protein 24 isoform X3: MAKKRILVILVCTVLVLLSWFLNMHKLTIPKDQTRIKVYTPISSAPVKSALSARPYLPSNETIRKMSDVELEELYYTYVENMDVLCTKKIRLGNSGDGGWDVCDDEEYRPRPPCVVYSFGINNDFTFDDAVLSTYGCEVHSFDPSMKGEVKRPDRMFFYKIGIGEKDFVNTKGMDYKTLTSIKAQLNHTKVNILKMDIESDEYKALPNIMESGELDVSISYSLKSTSNRKAVEDRQNVGRSENCSVASEPWLSVSSTLTGTMLVLD, encoded by the exons ATGGCAAAGAAAAGGATTTTAGTTATATTGGTGTGCACTGTTTTAGTGCTACTCTCCTGGTTTCTAAACATGCACAAGCTCACCATCCCCAAGGACCAGACAAGGATCAAg GTATACACGCCAATATCCTCAGCACCAGTCAAGTCAGCCTTATCAGCACGTCCTTATCTTCCCAGCAATGAGACCATTAGGAAAATGTCAGACGTTGAATTGGAGGAACTGTACTACAC GTATGTGGAAAACATGGACGTGTTATGTACCAAGAAGATTCGTCTGGGTAATTCTGGCGACGGCGGTTGGGATGTCTGTGACGACGAGGAGTACCGGCCCCGACCACCATGTGTGGTGTATTCATTTGG GATCAACAACGACTTTACTTTTGACGATGCGGTCCTTTCGACATACGGGTGCGAGGTTCACTCTTTCGACCCAAG CATGAAGGGAGAAGTAAAGCGCCCAGACCGGATGTTCTTCTATAAAATAGGGATAGGCGAGAAAGACTTCGTCAACACCAAAGGGATGGACTATAAAACCCTGACCTCCATCAAGGCGCAGCTCAACCACACTAAG GTCAATATACTCAAAATGGACATCGAGTCCGATGAGTACAAGGCCCTGCCAAACATCATGGAGTCTGGTGAGCTGGATGTGTCGATCAGCTACTCTTTGAAATCCACTTCAAACCGAAAGGCAGTTGAGGATAGACAGAATGTTGGAAGGTCTGAAAACTGTTCCGTGGCCTCCGAACCTTGGCTTTCCGTGTCTTCTACACTCACAGGAACGATGCTTGTATTAGATTAA